In a genomic window of Methylobacter sp. YRD-M1:
- the hemB gene encoding porphobilinogen synthase — protein sequence MDKMTYNNINFPRTRMRRMRYNDFSRRLMRENRLSVDDLIYPMFVTEGANQREAIASMPGIERVSLDLLLEEAHTLYDLGIPAIALFPVTPLDKKSDDAAEAYNPDGLAQRSVRALKKALPELGIITDVALDPFTSHGQDGLINQDGYVMNDETIAVLVKQALSHAEAGADIVAPSDMMDGRIGAIREALEAQNHINTRILAYSAKYASSFYGPFRDAVGSAGNLGKGNKYSYQMDPANSDEALREIQLDLQEGADMVMVKPGMPYLDIIRRVKDQYGVPTFAYQVSGEYAMLKAAAMNGWLDEKQVVLESLLAFKRAGSDAILTYFAKSVAQWLRD from the coding sequence ATGGATAAGATGACATATAATAACATCAATTTCCCCCGCACACGCATGAGAAGAATGCGTTATAACGATTTTTCCCGCCGTTTAATGCGCGAAAACCGCTTATCCGTTGATGACTTGATTTATCCGATGTTTGTCACTGAAGGCGCAAATCAGAGAGAAGCTATTGCCTCGATGCCGGGCATAGAACGGGTCTCCCTGGACTTGCTGCTGGAAGAGGCTCATACGCTTTATGACCTGGGCATTCCTGCCATTGCGCTGTTTCCGGTAACGCCTCTGGATAAAAAATCCGATGACGCCGCCGAGGCTTACAACCCTGACGGCCTGGCTCAGCGTAGCGTGAGGGCTTTAAAGAAAGCCTTGCCGGAGTTGGGCATTATTACGGATGTCGCCCTCGACCCCTTCACGTCCCACGGGCAGGACGGCCTGATCAACCAGGACGGCTATGTCATGAACGACGAAACGATAGCCGTGTTGGTCAAGCAGGCGCTATCCCATGCCGAAGCCGGAGCCGATATCGTCGCGCCTTCGGATATGATGGACGGACGCATCGGCGCGATAAGAGAAGCGCTGGAAGCCCAAAATCATATCAATACGCGCATCCTCGCCTATTCCGCCAAATATGCATCGAGCTTTTACGGCCCTTTCCGGGATGCCGTCGGCTCGGCCGGCAATCTGGGCAAAGGCAACAAATACAGTTATCAAATGGACCCGGCCAACTCCGATGAGGCGCTGCGCGAAATTCAGCTGGACCTGCAGGAAGGCGCCGACATGGTCATGGTCAAGCCCGGCATGCCTTATCTTGATATTATCCGCCGCGTAAAGGACCAGTACGGCGTGCCGACTTTCGCCTATCAGGTCAGCGGCGAATACGCCATGCTCAAAGCGGCCGCCATGAACGGCTGGCTGGATGAGAAACAGGTTGTTCTGGAATCCCTGCTGGCCTTCAAGCGCGCCGGCAGCGATGCGATTCTGACTTATTTTGCCAAATCCGTGGCGCAATGGTTGCGGGACTAA